A segment of the Methanofastidiosum sp. genome:
TGTTCAGCAATCTCCGTCGCTTTTTCCAAAACCTGCTTTGATGTTGGGTTATTTACTGTATTGAAAAACGTTTGCCATGCTTTATTATAAGCCGCACTCCAGTTTTGATGAGTAGAATTAACCCATGCCCCATATGTGGGATTATTAATATTAATCCCAACCTTCAAGAATTGAGACTCAAAAGATTGAGGCAATACATGATGTTGAAGCCCACATTGTTTGTCATCGAAACGCCTGGATTGCATGACGGTGAAAGAACGCTCGAATTGAACGTCGTGGAAGAGAAGGGGCCCGGCGTATTCGCCGGGCCTCAGGTGTAGATGGGGATCACATCTGCTCGTATTCCAGCTGAGCTCGGTGGACGTTTTCCGTGTCTACGGCCTGCCCGTTCTGCGTACAGACGTCAAGCAGGCATGCAGCGCATAGGGTATTTGTTACGCGAGGGATTCCGCGGGCGATCGTGTGGATCTGGGAGATGGCCGCGTCAGTGAACAGCGGGCGGGTCGCGCCAGCCCGCTTCAGGGCGTGCTCTATGTATGCCTTGGTTTCCGTTTCCTGGAGGCCCGAGAGGTGGTAGCGAACGCCTACCCTCTGCCGTATGGCTTCAAAGGTCCGCAACCGGATCGTGGAGCGGAGTTCCGGTTGGCCCACCAGGATAAGCGCGAACGGGCTCAACGAATCGAACCTAAAGTTAGTGAGGAACCGGGCCTCGGCGAGCATGGACGTGGACAGAAGATGCGCCTCGTCAATGACGAGCACGGGCTGTTTACCCTGGTTCTCGTAGGCGTCGAAGAAAGCGTGATCGAATTGCCGGCGGGCGTCCCTCTGGTGGAAGGCCGGAGTGATACCGAACTGCGCGAGGACCTCCCTGTAGAAGCCCCGTGGTTCGAGGGCGGAATCGGCGATGTAAAGGAAGGGGTGGTGTATCGGGTCTAACCTGGCGGCCAGGGCGCGTATCGCGGTTGACTTGCCCGCCCCGATCTCCCCCGTGATCACACCCAGGGAGCGGGTTCTCACGATGTAGTCGAGGCGCGCGGATAGTTCCTGCCACCCCTGACCCTGGAAGAGATCCGCCGGCGGCAGGGCCCGGTCGAAAGGCAGATGGCTCAGGCCAAAGTATTTTTGTATCATTGTCCTCCTCCCTCCGTAAGGCGCGGGAAGCGCATCTCGCCGAGTCTTTGCCGCTTTTCCTCTTCGTACTGGCGCCTTGCCAATTCGAGCAGGTTTAGCCCTGTTGAGACTGGAGCGGGTATCGGCAGCGGTTTTCCAAGATCACGGTGTCGAGTCCTCTGGAGATTCACTGGTTGGGCGTCCGGATATTGCTCCGAGCCGCGCCATACTTGGATAAGGTCGAGGCTATACGGGTCGTAGCGGATCGTGATCGCGCGCCGCACAAGCGCCGCGCTCACTTCGTAGGTATTCCCATCTAAGGTGAAGCACCCCGTCTTGTCGACCCTCCGCTGCTCCTGCCAGAGGAAACTCTGACGAACCCTGAAAAAGTCGAGTTTCCTCAAGGGCGTGGGGTCGGACTCGAACCGCTCCTTCGGGGTCTGCTTCAGGGCGCCGTGCGGTTTCTGGTGGTAGGCCACCTCCAGCCAGGCCCAGAAGTACTCGTTCAG
Coding sequences within it:
- a CDS encoding AAA family ATPase — protein: MIQKYFGLSHLPFDRALPPADLFQGQGWQELSARLDYIVRTRSLGVITGEIGAGKSTAIRALAARLDPIHHPFLYIADSALEPRGFYREVLAQFGITPAFHQRDARRQFDHAFFDAYENQGKQPVLVIDEAHLLSTSMLAEARFLTNFRFDSLSPFALILVGQPELRSTIRLRTFEAIRQRVGVRYHLSGLQETETKAYIEHALKRAGATRPLFTDAAISQIHTIARGIPRVTNTLCAACLLDVCTQNGQAVDTENVHRAQLEYEQM